A genomic stretch from Thermodesulfovibrionales bacterium includes:
- a CDS encoding NADH-quinone oxidoreductase subunit C, with the protein MEVTAIVEMLRERFPEEVREVKEFRGQVSVIVRRDRIREMLEFLHDTDEICFNHLQDLCGVDYLGKKEPRFEVVYHLYSLRHRNALRVRAEVPADDPSIESVVAIWDGANWHERECFDLFGITFTGHPDLRRVLMPEDWEGYPLRKDYPLKSDLGDREWKGFKEVVALAEKNRRFETR; encoded by the coding sequence ATGGAAGTGACCGCAATCGTGGAGATGTTACGGGAGCGATTTCCCGAAGAGGTGAGAGAGGTGAAGGAGTTCCGCGGTCAGGTATCCGTCATCGTGAGGCGGGACAGGATCAGAGAGATGCTCGAGTTTCTCCACGACACGGATGAAATCTGTTTCAATCATCTCCAGGACCTCTGCGGAGTCGATTATCTCGGAAAGAAGGAGCCGAGATTTGAAGTGGTCTACCATCTCTATTCATTACGCCACAGGAACGCACTCAGGGTCAGGGCGGAGGTCCCCGCGGACGACCCGTCCATAGAGAGCGTTGTCGCCATTTGGGACGGTGCGAACTGGCACGAAAGAGAGTGCTTCGACCTGTTCGGGATTACCTTCACCGGGCACCCCGATCTGAGGAGGGTGCTCATGCCGGAGGATTGGGAAGGCTATCCGCTGAGAAAAGACTATCCGTTGAAGAGTGACCTCGGGGATCGGGAGTGGAAGGGCTTTAAAGAGGTTGTCGCCCTTGCGGAAAAGAACAGGAGATTCGAGACTCGGTAG
- the nuoD gene encoding NADH dehydrogenase (quinone) subunit D gives MTEGLLHKELTINMGPQHPATHGVLRLTLELDGETIVKCTPSVGYLHRGTEKLGEHKTYLQALPLTDRLDYISSNANNIGYCVAVEKLFGIEAPERAKYIRTMTAEMTRISSHIIWLGTHALDIGAMTVFLYSFREREWLMDLLEMLCGARLTTSYPRIGGVRNDVSQEFLDSLYRFTEEFPKRIEEYETLIDQNRIWLKRTKGIGVIEADEAVNWGFTGPTLRGSGVPYDVRKFVPYDAYDKVEFDVPIGKAGDVYDRYRCRMEELRQSNRIIRQCIEQLPRGPIMTPDAPKFTLPPKDRVLQNMESMIHHFVLITKGPIAAPEGEVYVATETPKGELGFYFVSDGTGRPYRMRLRAPSFVHVAALPRLSEGALVADLIANIGTIDIVLGDCDR, from the coding sequence ATGACAGAAGGACTCCTCCACAAGGAATTGACGATAAACATGGGACCGCAGCACCCCGCAACCCATGGGGTCCTGCGGCTTACCCTCGAACTCGACGGAGAGACCATTGTCAAGTGCACCCCTTCTGTCGGGTATCTGCACCGCGGAACCGAAAAGCTCGGGGAACATAAGACATACTTGCAGGCACTGCCACTCACCGACAGACTCGACTATATTTCGAGCAACGCAAACAATATAGGCTACTGCGTCGCCGTGGAGAAATTGTTCGGCATCGAGGCACCGGAAAGGGCTAAATACATACGGACCATGACGGCCGAGATGACAAGGATAAGCAGTCATATCATCTGGCTCGGCACCCATGCCCTCGACATAGGAGCGATGACCGTATTCCTCTACTCCTTCAGAGAAAGGGAGTGGCTCATGGACCTCCTCGAGATGCTCTGCGGTGCGCGGCTGACGACGAGCTACCCGCGGATAGGCGGGGTGAGGAACGATGTTTCGCAGGAGTTTCTCGACAGCCTTTACCGGTTTACCGAAGAGTTCCCGAAGCGGATCGAGGAGTATGAAACGCTCATCGACCAGAACAGGATATGGCTGAAGAGAACGAAAGGCATAGGGGTGATCGAAGCCGATGAAGCGGTCAACTGGGGATTCACCGGACCGACCCTGAGGGGCTCTGGAGTGCCCTATGACGTGAGGAAGTTTGTCCCCTACGATGCCTATGACAAAGTGGAATTCGACGTTCCCATCGGCAAGGCAGGGGATGTCTACGACCGGTACCGCTGCAGAATGGAAGAGCTGAGGCAGTCGAACAGGATTATCAGACAGTGCATCGAACAACTGCCGAGAGGCCCGATCATGACGCCCGATGCGCCGAAATTCACTCTCCCGCCTAAGGACAGGGTTTTGCAGAATATGGAATCCATGATACACCATTTCGTCCTCATAACGAAGGGTCCCATAGCCGCACCGGAAGGCGAAGTGTACGTGGCGACCGAAACCCCTAAGGGTGAGCTCGGATTCTACTTCGTGAGCGACGGAACCGGAAGACCCTACCGGATGAGGCTGCGGGCACCCTCCTTTGTCCATGTCGCTGCCCTTCCGAGATTGAGCGAAGGGGCCCTCGTTGCCGATCTTATCGCGAATATCGGCACCATCGATATCGTCCTTGGAGACTGTGACCGGTAA
- the nuoH gene encoding NADH-quinone oxidoreductase subunit NuoH, which yields MMKFFELTALVSLGLLLLKIAVVIGAVMLHVAYATYFERKVIGHMQVRLGPMNVGFHGLLQPIADFVKLFFKEDIIPEQSDKPVFFIAPVIAVFATMSSVAVIPFYEGFRISNINIGLLFILAMSSLGSYGIIMAGWASNSKYSFLGGLRSSAQVVSYEIALGLSLVGVMMLSGSLNLTDIVKAQERYPFGMFLLPQFLGCFVFLISAVAETNRSPFDLPEAESELVAGYFVEYSGMRFGLFFVAEYLGMIIMACLGTICFLGGWNGPFPIPYLPFGWFVIKIYIIVFVYYWIRATLPRYRYDHLMGLGWKVLIPLALLNIVITGIFKVLA from the coding sequence ATGATGAAATTCTTTGAACTTACTGCTCTTGTCAGTCTTGGTCTCCTCCTGCTCAAAATCGCTGTCGTAATCGGAGCGGTAATGCTGCACGTCGCTTACGCCACCTATTTTGAGCGGAAGGTCATCGGGCATATGCAGGTGAGGCTCGGTCCGATGAATGTCGGATTTCACGGCCTGCTCCAGCCTATAGCAGACTTTGTCAAATTGTTCTTCAAGGAGGATATTATCCCTGAACAGAGCGATAAGCCGGTATTCTTCATAGCGCCTGTGATCGCCGTTTTTGCGACGATGTCATCGGTGGCGGTGATACCTTTTTATGAGGGATTCAGGATATCTAATATAAACATCGGCCTCCTCTTCATCCTCGCCATGTCCTCGCTGGGCTCTTACGGCATAATCATGGCAGGGTGGGCATCGAACTCCAAATATTCGTTCCTCGGCGGCCTCAGGTCGTCGGCCCAGGTCGTGAGTTACGAGATCGCCCTCGGACTGAGTCTCGTGGGTGTCATGATGCTCTCCGGTTCTCTGAACCTCACGGATATCGTGAAGGCGCAGGAGCGGTATCCCTTCGGCATGTTTCTGCTGCCGCAGTTCCTGGGCTGCTTCGTGTTCCTCATCTCGGCCGTGGCCGAAACGAACCGGTCACCCTTCGACCTGCCCGAGGCCGAGAGCGAACTCGTCGCCGGTTATTTCGTCGAATACAGCGGGATGCGGTTCGGTCTCTTTTTTGTCGCGGAATACCTCGGCATGATCATCATGGCCTGTCTCGGGACTATCTGCTTTCTCGGCGGATGGAACGGACCTTTCCCGATCCCCTATCTCCCCTTCGGCTGGTTTGTCATCAAGATCTATATCATCGTCTTCGTTTACTACTGGATCCGGGCAACGCTGCCGAGATACCGGTATGACCACCTCATGGGGCTCGGATGGAAGGTGCTTATCCCCCTTGCGCTGCTGAATATCGTTATAACGGGAATCTTCAAGGTGCTCGCGTGA
- the nuoI gene encoding NADH-quinone oxidoreductase subunit NuoI has translation MEGAYPPCAAEYRYNGNLQGARVKIRQIVKTVFMTEIVKGMALTLKSMFSHAVTRQYPKEPRPAMPGFRGLHALTRNPQTGEARCVGCGLCAAICPSQCIHIYTTDSPDHTKVVERYEIEVLRCIYCAFCVEACPYSAVVLTEHYEYSAYNKKDLYMTKDRLLSNYDKYMGWEKDQEYFKKFWHPLTADFGTPENQAVFKRRKEGR, from the coding sequence ATGGAAGGTGCTTATCCCCCTTGCGCTGCTGAATATCGTTATAACGGGAATCTTCAAGGTGCTCGCGTGAAGATCAGGCAGATCGTCAAAACTGTATTTATGACAGAGATTGTCAAGGGGATGGCATTGACCCTGAAGTCCATGTTCAGCCATGCGGTGACGAGGCAGTACCCCAAGGAGCCGCGGCCTGCGATGCCAGGCTTCAGGGGACTCCATGCGCTCACGAGAAACCCGCAGACCGGTGAGGCGCGCTGTGTCGGATGCGGGCTCTGCGCGGCGATATGCCCTTCCCAGTGTATCCACATCTATACCACCGACAGCCCCGACCATACAAAGGTCGTCGAGCGGTATGAGATCGAGGTACTGAGATGCATCTATTGCGCATTCTGCGTCGAGGCCTGTCCCTATTCTGCGGTCGTCCTGACGGAACACTATGAATACTCAGCCTATAACAAAAAAGACCTCTATATGACAAAAGACAGGCTCCTCAGTAATTATGACAAGTACATGGGATGGGAAAAGGACCAGGAGTATTTCAAAAAGTTCTGGCACCCCCTCACTGCCGACTTTGGAACCCCGGAAAATCAGGCGGTCTTCAAGAGGCGGAAGGAAGGCCGATGA
- a CDS encoding NADH-quinone oxidoreductase subunit J — translation MTAELLFAYLAGAIIILSILVITRKNPVHSVLFMLLLFFHIAGLYLTLNAEFLAAVQIMVYAGAILVLFLFVVLLLNLKEEAVAKRFVGPWPLGLSAALALFLITFRALHSFVIGPSGAIGPEIVRAETNTKVLGRILFTEYLYPFEIVSLILLVALVGAIVLAKRNLRS, via the coding sequence ATGACCGCCGAACTACTCTTTGCCTATCTGGCGGGGGCTATCATTATCCTCTCTATCCTCGTCATTACGAGGAAGAACCCCGTGCACAGCGTGCTCTTCATGCTGCTCCTCTTTTTCCACATAGCGGGCCTCTATCTGACCCTGAACGCGGAGTTCCTCGCCGCCGTTCAGATCATGGTATATGCGGGGGCGATTCTCGTCCTCTTCCTCTTCGTCGTTCTCTTACTGAACCTCAAGGAAGAGGCTGTGGCGAAGAGGTTTGTCGGCCCCTGGCCTCTCGGGCTTTCGGCGGCCCTTGCCTTATTCCTCATTACTTTTCGCGCTCTCCATTCTTTTGTCATCGGTCCTTCCGGCGCGATCGGTCCTGAGATCGTCCGTGCGGAGACGAACACGAAGGTCCTCGGAAGGATATTGTTCACGGAATATCTCTACCCCTTCGAGATCGTTTCCCTCATACTGCTAGTTGCACTCGTAGGAGCGATTGTGCTCGCGAAGAGAAATCTGAGGAGCTGA
- the nuoK gene encoding NADH-quinone oxidoreductase subunit NuoK produces the protein MIPSTWYIWLSAAVFAIGVAGFVTRRNIIIMFMSIELMLNAANISLVSLSYHMNDMRGQIFVFFIIAVAAAEAAIGLAIIIALFRNRATTNVDEVNEMKG, from the coding sequence ATGATCCCTTCGACATGGTATATCTGGCTCAGTGCCGCCGTCTTCGCAATAGGAGTGGCAGGATTCGTCACGAGGAGAAATATCATCATCATGTTCATGTCGATAGAGCTCATGCTCAACGCGGCTAACATCAGCCTCGTCTCCTTGAGCTACCACATGAACGACATGAGGGGCCAGATCTTCGTCTTCTTCATCATCGCCGTTGCGGCTGCGGAAGCCGCGATAGGGCTTGCGATCATCATCGCCCTCTTCAGGAACAGGGCGACTACCAACGTGGATGAAGTGAACGAGATGAAGGGATAA